A part of Legionella sainthelensi genomic DNA contains:
- a CDS encoding T4SS effector SidA family protein: protein MTYPHKKHVILSEKMNELKGKITLLQQQQKLSFIETINKRGKLSKFFLDGVQKIFDFVTSIIASSKELPIIGFVLRMISAIPNAITTLTDKNSSVGSKVLAMSLLLVTTGFGIAAFILGGIVSAGIGLAFASLGTLIEGISLLSSIIEKFQSAKAYKEKKIFMDLIGKRELSVLDSDIYRDRLEIRALELKFLLNKPNTLSSKQIEEELEFINKIRVQRGWNQQTFSDDSLPCKLLRLYQERNEMLVHLEKMVQIFEKEYTRGKSTENSQLIDFVSNLQHEITQIDEDIGKITEPLHQLKQQNLLANETIAKSYTNFALGGAGVIFSVIGLMVLISAFAVPPLVGTILFGFGIGLATFGLIKWSVEQYANKEDKKLLKERTKEHEETILEEALDCYEHEMTKNYHHAGKCSYTTSLRELLLSSETRENISECDDLITTSKIPEPAMELSEKKSELVRTNYY from the coding sequence ATGACATATCCTCACAAAAAGCATGTCATTCTATCCGAGAAAATGAATGAGTTAAAAGGCAAAATAACTTTATTACAACAACAGCAGAAATTATCATTTATCGAAACAATCAATAAAAGGGGAAAATTGTCAAAATTTTTTCTGGATGGCGTGCAAAAAATATTTGATTTTGTGACATCAATCATTGCCTCCAGCAAAGAATTACCTATCATTGGATTTGTATTACGAATGATTTCAGCAATTCCCAATGCAATAACTACTTTGACTGATAAAAATAGTTCCGTTGGAAGTAAAGTTTTAGCTATGTCGCTTCTTTTAGTTACAACAGGTTTCGGTATTGCAGCGTTTATTCTAGGAGGAATAGTATCTGCCGGTATTGGATTAGCTTTTGCTTCGCTTGGTACCCTTATTGAGGGTATTTCATTACTAAGCTCGATAATAGAGAAATTTCAATCTGCAAAAGCATATAAAGAAAAAAAGATATTTATGGACCTCATAGGCAAACGAGAGTTATCTGTATTGGACTCTGATATTTATAGAGATCGATTAGAGATTCGTGCTTTGGAACTGAAATTTTTACTCAATAAGCCCAACACCCTATCTAGTAAACAAATAGAAGAAGAGCTGGAGTTTATTAATAAGATTAGAGTACAAAGAGGTTGGAACCAACAGACTTTTTCAGATGATAGCCTACCATGTAAACTGCTAAGGCTATATCAAGAGCGTAATGAAATGTTGGTGCACTTGGAGAAAATGGTACAAATTTTTGAAAAAGAGTACACGAGAGGCAAAAGCACCGAAAACTCACAACTTATTGACTTCGTGAGTAATCTCCAACATGAAATCACTCAAATCGATGAGGATATTGGAAAAATAACTGAACCATTACACCAATTAAAGCAGCAAAACTTGTTAGCCAATGAGACTATTGCTAAATCCTATACTAATTTTGCGCTTGGTGGTGCTGGTGTAATTTTCTCAGTTATTGGATTAATGGTGCTTATTAGTGCATTTGCTGTGCCACCCTTGGTTGGTACTATTTTATTTGGATTTGGTATTGGCCTTGCAACATTTGGATTGATTAAATGGAGCGTAGAGCAATATGCAAATAAAGAAGATAAAAAACTCCTAAAGGAACGTACAAAAGAACATGAAGAAACGATACTTGAAGAGGCACTTGATTGTTATGAGCATGAGATGACAAAAAATTATCATCATGCAGGGAAATGCAGCTACACAACAAGCTTAAGAGAGCTCCTCTTATCAAGCGAAACGAGAGAAAATATTTCTGAGTGTGACGATTTGATAACAACATCCAAAATACCAGAGCCTGCTATGGAGCTTTCGGAAAAGAAGTCGGAACTTGTCCGTACTAATTATTATTGA
- a CDS encoding S1/P1 nuclease, with protein MIRVIYSFIFCFWVFQGYAWNAAGHKVVAQIAYDNLSPEAKLMSHKYLRSYSHKTPNSSFVRASTWMDEIRFREIYWYDVMHYIDIPFSTEELELPPVESINAVWAIKQAMHVFSSKKTKPSEKQLALRMLIHIIGDIHQPLHAVTRVSQEYPKGDLGGNLFPLGVNPVGNNLHKYWDNGAGFFLGKYDSKKVKKTAHDLEKNLSCSRISTQIEPKKWAKMSHKLALKNAYQLNPKETPSTKYQENAQMLVRKQIVFAGCRLAVILNKLAKA; from the coding sequence ATGATTCGCGTTATTTATTCATTCATTTTTTGTTTTTGGGTATTTCAAGGTTACGCGTGGAATGCGGCAGGCCACAAGGTAGTGGCTCAGATTGCTTACGATAATTTATCACCTGAAGCAAAATTGATGTCTCACAAATATCTTCGTTCATACTCACATAAAACGCCTAACTCAAGTTTTGTCCGCGCGTCAACCTGGATGGATGAAATCAGGTTTAGAGAGATTTATTGGTATGATGTAATGCACTATATCGATATTCCCTTTAGCACAGAAGAGCTGGAATTACCTCCAGTTGAGAGTATTAATGCAGTGTGGGCAATTAAGCAGGCTATGCATGTATTTTCATCTAAAAAGACAAAACCATCTGAGAAACAGCTTGCGTTACGTATGTTAATCCACATTATTGGAGATATCCATCAGCCATTGCACGCAGTAACTCGAGTTAGCCAAGAATATCCTAAGGGAGATTTAGGAGGGAATTTGTTTCCTTTAGGTGTGAATCCTGTAGGTAATAATTTGCATAAGTACTGGGACAACGGCGCGGGTTTTTTTCTAGGTAAATATGATTCAAAAAAGGTTAAAAAGACAGCACATGATTTAGAGAAAAATTTATCATGCTCACGAATTAGTACACAAATAGAACCTAAAAAATGGGCCAAGATGTCTCACAAGCTTGCATTAAAAAACGCGTATCAGCTCAATCCCAAAGAAACTCCAAGTACTAAATATCAAGAAAATGCACAAATGCTGGTACGAAAGCAGATTGTATTTGCAGGTTGTAGATTAGCTGTGATACTCAATAAATTGGCTAAAGCATGA
- the tolB gene encoding Tol-Pal system beta propeller repeat protein TolB: MINRIIKLCFLFFMQQVFALDLELTQGVNSALPIAINSFGTNSSAQEIGQIIENDLNLSGQFRIVSGPQGPNGQSSVNTLRQLGADSVVTGRVNQVGNRYEVSFTLTDAVAKGATLLTKTYQVSANQIRPLAHHISDEVYQKLTGERGVFSTRIAYISVQRTPRITRYSLEVADADGYNPQSLLVSGDPIMSPAWSPDGKSISYVSFEKKKAQIFTVSVETGQRRLITSFPGINGAPAWSPDGNQLAVVLSKSGTPKIYSVDIHSGTMKQLTFGDAIDTEPRYAPDGKSILFTSGRGGSPQIYRLSLATGEVARVTFEGNYNARASYTPDMKNIVMLHRDDRQFNIGLQSVSGGPILSLTSSGRDESPSVAPNGRLVLYATHNQDKGVLGIVSLDGRIKMRLPAREGDVQEPAWSPYLG; encoded by the coding sequence GTGATTAATCGAATTATTAAATTATGTTTTCTGTTTTTTATGCAGCAAGTTTTTGCTCTTGATTTAGAGTTAACCCAAGGGGTTAATTCAGCGCTACCTATTGCTATTAATTCTTTTGGTACGAATAGTTCCGCCCAAGAAATTGGTCAAATCATTGAAAATGATTTAAATTTATCAGGACAATTTCGAATTGTTTCAGGGCCTCAAGGTCCGAATGGACAATCATCCGTAAATACTTTACGACAATTGGGAGCTGATAGCGTTGTAACTGGCCGAGTCAATCAAGTAGGTAATCGCTATGAAGTAAGCTTTACTTTAACTGATGCAGTTGCCAAAGGAGCAACTTTACTGACTAAAACCTATCAAGTTAGTGCTAATCAAATTAGACCACTAGCACATCATATTAGTGATGAGGTATATCAAAAGTTAACTGGAGAAAGAGGAGTATTTTCTACACGTATCGCTTATATCTCAGTACAAAGAACGCCAAGAATTACTCGTTATTCTCTCGAAGTTGCTGATGCAGATGGATATAATCCTCAAAGTTTATTGGTTTCAGGGGATCCAATTATGTCTCCTGCGTGGTCTCCTGATGGCAAATCAATCTCTTATGTGTCGTTTGAGAAAAAGAAAGCTCAAATTTTTACGGTTTCAGTAGAAACAGGACAAAGACGCTTAATCACAAGCTTCCCTGGCATTAATGGCGCTCCCGCATGGTCACCAGATGGAAATCAATTGGCTGTAGTTCTATCTAAAAGCGGTACACCTAAAATTTACAGTGTTGACATACATAGCGGCACTATGAAGCAATTAACTTTTGGCGATGCTATTGATACCGAACCACGGTATGCCCCTGATGGGAAAAGCATATTATTCACTTCAGGTCGAGGTGGTTCACCGCAAATTTATCGTTTATCTTTAGCAACAGGCGAGGTAGCTCGCGTAACCTTTGAAGGAAATTATAATGCACGCGCTTCTTATACACCTGATATGAAAAATATCGTGATGCTGCATCGTGATGATAGACAATTTAATATAGGACTACAAAGCGTTTCTGGTGGGCCTATTCTTAGTTTGACTTCTTCTGGTCGAGATGAGTCTCCATCTGTTGCTCCAAATGGTCGTCTTGTTCTCTATGCGACGCATAATCAAGATAAAGGAGTATTGGGCATCGTTTCTCTTGACGGTAGAATAAAAATGAGACTTCCTGCGCGGGAAGGGGATGTACAAGAGCCCGCTTGGTCCCCCTATTTAGGTTAA
- the tolA gene encoding cell envelope integrity protein TolA, with protein MISNSSYRNAFFAAVGLHLFLIVMLLTDNSSQRPVLTAETKNMPGIEQPVAVTPQNEVVKAVSVDNKQVMETVNRLKQEREQQKRAEINRQNELKRQAEAARQQRIKEQQQLARLKEEANKIAIARKKQAEEEKKRLKQMAEQKALEAKRIEELKKQKEELVKQQKLEAQKLAELNKKKLAEKEKAEKAQAEMEKKKAEAEAKKQAEADAAAAKQAQAAQNAERQARIAGEVDKYKALIVNAIGRNWILPENVDSTLSSQFRIRLAPDGMVLEVSLTRSSGDPLLDRSAQTAIYKASPLPVPTDPDTFNLFRDISLTVRPEQVRG; from the coding sequence ATGATAAGCAACTCCAGTTATCGTAATGCCTTTTTTGCAGCGGTTGGTTTGCATCTTTTTTTAATCGTGATGCTTTTAACCGATAATTCAAGCCAACGTCCTGTGTTAACAGCTGAAACTAAAAATATGCCTGGTATAGAGCAACCTGTTGCTGTGACACCACAAAATGAGGTTGTAAAAGCAGTAAGCGTTGACAACAAACAAGTCATGGAAACAGTTAATCGTCTAAAACAGGAACGTGAGCAACAAAAAAGAGCTGAAATCAATAGACAAAATGAGCTTAAGCGTCAGGCTGAAGCCGCTCGTCAGCAAAGAATTAAAGAACAACAACAATTAGCACGACTTAAAGAAGAAGCAAATAAAATCGCTATTGCAAGAAAAAAACAAGCCGAAGAAGAAAAGAAACGTTTAAAACAAATGGCTGAGCAAAAAGCACTAGAGGCAAAGCGTATTGAGGAGTTAAAGAAACAAAAGGAAGAGTTAGTCAAACAGCAAAAATTGGAAGCACAGAAACTTGCTGAATTAAATAAAAAGAAATTGGCTGAAAAAGAAAAAGCAGAGAAAGCCCAAGCAGAAATGGAGAAAAAGAAAGCTGAGGCGGAGGCAAAAAAGCAAGCTGAAGCGGATGCTGCTGCTGCCAAACAAGCACAAGCAGCACAAAATGCTGAAAGACAGGCTCGTATAGCGGGTGAAGTGGATAAGTATAAAGCACTTATTGTCAATGCGATCGGCAGAAATTGGATATTACCCGAAAATGTTGACAGTACCTTGTCAAGTCAATTTAGAATTCGACTTGCTCCTGACGGCATGGTTTTAGAGGTCTCTTTAACACGCAGTAGCGGTGATCCGCTTCTTGACCGTTCAGCGCAAACTGCTATTTATAAAGCATCACCACTACCTGTACCTACAGATCCTGATACGTTCAATCTGTTTCGTGATATAAGTTTAACCGTTCGTCCTGAACAAGTTAGGGGATAA
- the tolR gene encoding protein TolR gives MIRAKTKRDRPISEINVVPYIDVMLVLLVIFMITAPMLSQGVTVDLPKAASQTLAPTDREPIIVSVNQQGSYFLNISSTPAEPIEAQALVVRVAAELELAKQSSQKLNVLVKGDQGVAYGKVVQAMALLKQAGAEQVGLLTDSESEKSEGQA, from the coding sequence ATGATCAGAGCAAAAACAAAACGCGATCGTCCCATATCTGAAATTAACGTTGTACCCTATATTGATGTAATGTTGGTTTTACTGGTTATCTTTATGATTACAGCACCTATGTTGAGTCAAGGTGTTACAGTTGACTTACCTAAGGCAGCAAGTCAAACTCTAGCACCTACGGATAGAGAACCTATTATTGTTTCAGTAAATCAACAGGGGTCCTATTTCCTTAATATTAGCAGTACACCTGCAGAACCTATAGAAGCACAAGCTCTAGTTGTTCGTGTTGCTGCGGAATTAGAGTTAGCAAAACAATCAAGCCAGAAACTTAACGTTTTAGTTAAGGGTGATCAAGGGGTTGCATATGGTAAAGTTGTTCAAGCAATGGCATTACTCAAGCAAGCAGGAGCGGAGCAAGTAGGCTTGTTAACTGATTCAGAGTCAGAGAAATCAGAGGGTCAAGCATGA
- the tolQ gene encoding protein TolQ: MGNQANVLMYFMQAGLVVKTVMLLLAAASITSWTLIFQRAWFFNQKKQLTDAFNRRFWESGDLSRLYADVDSNSDERQGMAAIFHSGFKEFIRARKQGNVVIEPIQRVMQITHAKEAEKLEKHLPFFASVGSIAPYVGLFGTVWGIMTSFQALGHAQQATIAMVAPGISEALVATALGLFTAIPAVIAYNRYTTRANDLLNRFDLFQEELISLIEQQSNDTVRG, translated from the coding sequence ATGGGTAATCAAGCAAATGTGTTAATGTACTTTATGCAAGCAGGCTTAGTTGTTAAGACCGTCATGTTATTGCTGGCCGCTGCATCAATTACTTCATGGACATTAATATTTCAAAGAGCATGGTTTTTTAACCAGAAGAAACAACTTACAGATGCGTTTAATCGGCGATTCTGGGAAAGCGGTGATTTAAGCAGGCTTTATGCTGATGTTGATAGTAACTCCGATGAGCGGCAGGGGATGGCGGCTATTTTTCACTCTGGTTTTAAAGAGTTTATACGAGCTCGTAAGCAGGGGAATGTAGTTATTGAACCGATACAAAGAGTAATGCAAATTACTCATGCTAAAGAAGCAGAAAAACTAGAAAAGCATTTGCCTTTTTTTGCTTCTGTAGGTTCTATTGCACCTTATGTGGGACTATTTGGTACAGTTTGGGGTATAATGACCTCTTTTCAGGCATTAGGCCATGCTCAGCAAGCTACTATAGCCATGGTGGCTCCAGGAATTTCTGAAGCACTAGTAGCTACAGCTTTAGGTCTATTTACAGCAATACCTGCTGTTATTGCCTATAACCGTTATACAACTCGTGCTAATGATTTATTAAATCGATTTGATTTATTTCAGGAAGAATTGATATCGCTTATAGAACAACAAAGTAATGACACTGTAAGAGGGTAA
- a CDS encoding YbgC/FadM family acyl-CoA thioesterase, translated as MDDTTTHQYTFRIYVEDVDYMGIVYHANYLCYFERARTEMLRQNNMVLSDLIKQDTLFAIYDVHIRYKAPARLDDLLTIKTQVQQLGVCSFLFDQIMQNQQEQIICEAKIQVVCVNSNLKPKRIPH; from the coding sequence ATGGATGATACAACCACGCATCAATATACCTTCAGAATCTACGTTGAGGATGTAGATTATATGGGTATTGTTTATCATGCGAACTATCTTTGCTATTTTGAACGTGCTCGAACAGAGATGTTGAGACAAAATAATATGGTTCTTTCTGATTTAATAAAGCAAGACACGTTGTTTGCTATATATGATGTACATATTCGTTATAAGGCGCCGGCCCGGCTGGATGATTTATTAACGATTAAAACTCAAGTCCAGCAATTAGGTGTTTGTAGTTTTTTATTTGATCAGATAATGCAAAACCAACAGGAACAAATAATTTGTGAGGCTAAAATACAAGTGGTATGCGTGAATAGTAATTTAAAACCAAAACGAATTCCGCATTAA
- the ruvB gene encoding Holliday junction branch migration DNA helicase RuvB, producing MLESDRIISTQSNVSDEVIDRAIRPLSLGEYIGQENVSSQMQIFIHAAKKRSDALDHVLIFGPPGLGKTTLANIIAHEMGVNLRQTSGPVIERAGDIAAILTNLQENDILFIDEIHRLSPVIEEVLYPAMEDYKLDIMIGEGPAARSIKLELPPFTLIGATTRAGLLTSPLRDRFGIVQRLEYYSVDSLTKIVARSAQLLNVKTQPEGAREIALRSRGTPRIANRLLRRVRDYAEVKGGGIINIEIAQKALEMLEVDKHGFDLMDRKLLMAVIEQFSGGPVGVDSIAAAIGEEKGTIEDVLEPFLIQQGFLMRTPRGRIATRRAYMHFGIPIDQEPD from the coding sequence ATGCTGGAAAGTGATCGCATAATAAGCACTCAAAGTAATGTCTCAGATGAAGTTATTGATCGGGCTATCAGACCCTTAAGTCTTGGTGAGTATATTGGGCAAGAAAATGTAAGCTCGCAGATGCAAATTTTTATTCATGCTGCTAAGAAGCGGAGTGATGCTTTGGATCATGTATTGATTTTTGGTCCTCCGGGTCTTGGAAAAACAACTTTGGCCAATATTATTGCACATGAAATGGGGGTTAATTTACGTCAAACCTCTGGGCCTGTAATCGAAAGAGCAGGGGATATTGCCGCAATACTCACCAATTTACAAGAAAATGACATTCTATTTATTGATGAAATTCATAGACTTAGTCCAGTTATTGAAGAGGTGCTCTATCCAGCGATGGAAGACTATAAATTGGATATTATGATAGGAGAGGGGCCTGCTGCCCGCTCTATAAAGCTCGAATTACCTCCATTTACGTTGATTGGAGCAACGACGCGAGCAGGTTTATTAACTTCTCCGCTTAGGGATCGATTTGGTATAGTCCAACGTCTTGAATATTATTCTGTAGATTCACTGACGAAAATTGTTGCGCGCTCTGCACAACTACTGAATGTAAAAACACAACCTGAAGGGGCACGAGAAATTGCCTTACGTTCAAGAGGTACGCCACGAATCGCCAATCGTTTACTTCGTCGTGTTCGAGATTATGCGGAAGTGAAAGGTGGTGGCATTATCAATATTGAAATTGCCCAAAAAGCTTTAGAGATGCTCGAGGTAGATAAACACGGTTTTGATCTTATGGATAGAAAATTGCTTATGGCTGTAATCGAGCAATTTAGTGGTGGTCCAGTAGGAGTTGATAGCATCGCTGCTGCAATTGGCGAAGAAAAGGGCACAATAGAAGATGTATTAGAGCCATTTTTAATACAACAAGGATTCCTTATGCGCACGCCAAGAGGTAGAATAGCTACCCGGAGGGCATATATGCATTTTGGTATACCGATAGATCAGGAGCCGGATTAG
- a CDS encoding murein L,D-transpeptidase catalytic domain family protein yields MSKLLVLLSTLTAIIPALAFPITDMEQETNTLPMYQLEIQKLSDSAPTLNKEVIELALRAYTKAYEQGDVKRPVLTIIDYSVPSDQPRMWIFNMNTESLVFETYVAHGRNSGSGKVPDSFSNDISSKKSSLGTYITEDAYIGRKGLSLNLEGLEKGLNSNAYNRRVVVHGAWYVEPSFIKKEGRAGCSWGCPAIAESLAKPVINTIKNGSVVFAYYPDSYFLSHSNYISTQDIALNSESFSL; encoded by the coding sequence ATGAGTAAGTTACTTGTTTTATTATCTACCTTAACAGCAATTATCCCCGCGTTAGCTTTTCCAATTACGGACATGGAACAAGAGACAAATACTTTACCCATGTACCAATTAGAGATACAAAAACTTAGCGACTCAGCACCAACATTGAATAAAGAAGTGATTGAGCTTGCATTAAGAGCATATACCAAAGCTTATGAGCAAGGGGACGTTAAAAGACCTGTCTTAACAATTATCGATTATTCTGTCCCATCCGATCAGCCTCGCATGTGGATTTTTAATATGAATACAGAATCTTTAGTATTTGAAACCTATGTTGCTCATGGTCGTAATTCGGGATCAGGAAAAGTACCTGATAGCTTTTCTAACGACATATCAAGCAAAAAATCGAGTCTTGGAACCTATATCACTGAAGATGCATACATAGGACGCAAAGGGCTTTCCCTAAACCTTGAAGGATTAGAAAAAGGTCTCAACTCTAATGCCTACAATAGACGAGTAGTGGTTCATGGAGCCTGGTACGTAGAACCGAGTTTTATCAAAAAGGAAGGACGAGCAGGATGTTCATGGGGCTGTCCTGCTATTGCAGAAAGTTTAGCGAAACCGGTGATCAATACTATTAAAAATGGTTCCGTGGTATTTGCATATTACCCTGATAGCTATTTTCTGAGTCATTCAAACTATATATCTACCCAGGACATAGCCTTGAATTCAGAGTCGTTTTCTTTGTAA
- a CDS encoding methyltransferase: protein MIDAIQNELNNEFTYNYKQPDEYHFSLDSIHLARFVATQLKSHSDLGSLRVLDLCAGCGVIGMELSWHLKAIRQIDFIEIQDIYTEYFYQNLAHINRPELQFRWHLLNYDELHEKKWEGQFDLTVSNPPYFQLGHGMLSPSQFKNRCRFYLDSSFHNYIRALENSLANKGKAYFLLRPLKHHGLDLFADIQKILQETSTTVKKISHIRGTDIILLQKLN from the coding sequence ATGATTGATGCGATACAAAACGAACTCAACAATGAATTTACTTATAATTACAAACAACCTGATGAATACCATTTTAGTCTTGACTCAATTCACCTTGCTAGATTTGTCGCAACACAATTGAAATCCCACTCAGATCTTGGTTCATTACGCGTATTGGATCTTTGTGCAGGCTGTGGGGTTATTGGGATGGAGTTATCATGGCATCTTAAAGCAATTCGACAGATTGATTTTATCGAGATCCAGGATATTTATACTGAATATTTTTATCAAAACCTGGCTCATATCAATCGACCAGAATTGCAGTTTCGGTGGCATCTTTTAAATTATGATGAATTACATGAAAAAAAATGGGAAGGTCAATTTGATTTGACTGTCAGCAATCCACCTTATTTTCAACTAGGTCATGGAATGCTTTCACCCTCCCAATTTAAAAATCGGTGTAGATTTTATTTAGATAGCTCTTTTCATAATTATATTCGAGCACTGGAAAATTCGCTTGCAAACAAAGGTAAAGCTTATTTTTTATTACGACCATTAAAGCATCATGGGTTGGATTTATTTGCTGATATACAAAAAATACTACAGGAAACATCAACAACAGTAAAAAAAATATCGCATATCCGAGGTACAGATATTATTTTATTGCAAAAACTCAATTGA
- a CDS encoding sigma-70 family RNA polymerase sigma factor, whose amino-acid sequence MKKQTSYSDEDLVSLAQQGDMGAYNLLLSRYNNKIQQIINLHIQDRANVSDLVQEVLIKVYRYLQHFNEKSQFSTWLYRITQNTIKNHYRSASLRMDLEAEYADNYAPSVQLSPEYLLINIEFGEQLESAISTLSDELRICYGMHIIDGRSYEDIAKKMDCPIGTVRSRIFRARKLLMQSMGSY is encoded by the coding sequence ATGAAGAAACAAACTTCTTATAGCGATGAAGACTTGGTTAGTTTGGCACAACAAGGGGATATGGGTGCGTATAATTTGTTGTTGTCACGATACAATAACAAGATTCAGCAAATAATTAACTTGCATATTCAAGATAGAGCAAATGTAAGTGATTTAGTTCAAGAAGTGCTCATTAAAGTCTATCGTTACCTCCAGCATTTTAATGAAAAAAGTCAATTTTCTACGTGGTTATATCGAATTACACAAAATACGATTAAAAATCATTATAGATCAGCTAGCTTACGTATGGATTTGGAAGCAGAGTATGCTGACAATTATGCTCCATCAGTTCAATTATCACCTGAATATTTATTAATTAATATTGAGTTTGGAGAGCAGTTAGAGTCAGCTATTTCTACGTTGTCCGATGAATTACGTATTTGTTATGGAATGCATATTATTGATGGCCGATCTTATGAAGATATTGCAAAAAAGATGGATTGTCCTATTGGGACCGTACGGTCGAGAATATTTAGGGCTAGAAAATTACTAATGCAATCAATGGGCTCTTATTGA
- a CDS encoding succinate dehydrogenase assembly factor 2, with amino-acid sequence MLDNQEKARLAWHCRRGMLELDLILQRFLEKHLDLISKEELDAFNNLLSCTDPELFAWLMGHDEPQENELKKIVAIIRSSN; translated from the coding sequence ATGTTGGACAATCAAGAGAAAGCAAGGCTTGCATGGCATTGTCGCCGTGGCATGTTAGAATTGGATCTTATTTTACAACGATTTCTTGAAAAGCATCTGGATCTTATATCAAAAGAGGAGCTGGATGCTTTTAACAATTTATTAAGTTGTACCGATCCCGAGCTATTTGCATGGTTAATGGGACATGATGAACCCCAAGAGAATGAGTTAAAAAAAATTGTCGCTATTATTCGATCTAGTAATTGA